From Pseudoalteromonas sp. R3, one genomic window encodes:
- a CDS encoding DUF6172 family protein produces the protein MKKTFELTHPKIKLARRVDAVKHELKKYLKRERNKTLPAGADYWDFDCQFGNTEAEAEPVHVSQLNKLIDKTQEENLTSFYVEILAKPAVRQAHNSSDDESEDY, from the coding sequence ATGAAGAAAACATTTGAACTAACTCACCCAAAAATCAAACTTGCACGACGCGTTGACGCCGTAAAGCATGAGCTTAAAAAATATCTCAAGCGCGAGCGCAACAAAACGTTGCCAGCTGGCGCGGATTATTGGGACTTTGACTGTCAATTTGGCAACACAGAAGCCGAGGCTGAGCCTGTACACGTATCACAACTGAACAAGTTGATTGACAAGACACAAGAAGAAAACCTCACTTCTTTCTATGTGGAAATTCTGGCAAAACCAGCCGTCAGACAGGCGCATAATTCGTCTGACGATGAGTCAGAGGATTACTAA
- a CDS encoding serine hydrolase domain-containing protein — MYQRYQPRLRVILLCCSCVFLSACFKESVAQDHTIGPKKVGLFKQILADYCDTSFFGTVYVTSGDDVVYEANCGPRNLSSYTHFMRIAKQHKFDPDTLDPEYQVGLNTSDSKYRIGSNTKEFAAALLQKALRQEEIETKTIGDYLSWFPNNECKDITLHNLLTMSSGIDNYSNNPEVYLNWGWRPFLDEPGLNLNGPEAFSYRFCTCQKQGGAPSFTPGSKFEYSNCNYYLIGNIIEQLNAGKQGDIPSEFYFGNILKQDILSELKMHDSGTFNAIGVYENMTTGYVDKDNLLLSDTTGRLPETGVSDCQAITGLPDCADILESPYSNPMVLYSAGNMYSTVKDMHLWDKGLYGDSILNDEQKKRAFTPYQKAGNEAQDDKECQAEKTHNKVQRGKKPRGKKNDRAFQCEYFGYGWFVNYVPKHHRKKIHCPDKPSSSNIMNKKKYEKFVSYSGNYPYSWVTSFSRLLERNQAVMVFSNYNKAGYETDCIAQEIRNVIFYNKAYRSKHCKDVLIGAEQKQLFEWY, encoded by the coding sequence ATGTACCAGCGTTATCAACCTCGATTAAGAGTCATACTGTTGTGTTGCTCATGTGTGTTTCTGAGTGCGTGTTTTAAAGAAAGCGTTGCTCAGGACCACACAATTGGGCCAAAAAAAGTGGGTTTGTTTAAGCAAATACTGGCAGATTACTGTGATACGTCGTTTTTTGGCACTGTCTATGTTACCTCGGGTGATGATGTTGTGTACGAGGCGAATTGTGGGCCAAGAAATCTTTCAAGCTATACGCATTTTATGAGGATTGCGAAGCAGCATAAATTTGATCCAGACACCTTAGATCCAGAGTATCAAGTTGGCTTAAATACGTCAGACTCCAAATACCGGATTGGCTCAAATACCAAAGAGTTTGCAGCGGCGCTTTTGCAAAAAGCGCTTCGACAGGAAGAGATTGAAACAAAGACCATCGGTGATTATTTATCTTGGTTTCCCAACAATGAATGCAAGGATATAACGCTTCACAATTTGTTGACTATGTCGTCAGGCATAGATAACTATAGCAATAACCCTGAAGTCTATTTGAACTGGGGGTGGCGGCCATTCCTAGATGAACCTGGCCTAAATTTGAATGGACCTGAGGCGTTCAGCTATCGTTTTTGTACCTGCCAAAAACAAGGGGGTGCCCCCAGCTTTACACCAGGCTCGAAGTTTGAATATAGCAACTGCAATTATTATCTCATTGGTAATATTATTGAGCAGCTCAACGCGGGAAAGCAAGGTGACATTCCCTCCGAGTTTTACTTTGGCAACATCTTGAAACAGGACATACTAAGTGAGTTAAAAATGCATGACAGCGGCACATTTAATGCGATTGGTGTCTATGAAAACATGACGACTGGCTATGTTGATAAAGATAATCTGCTCTTGTCTGACACTACAGGTCGTTTACCGGAAACGGGCGTGTCTGATTGCCAAGCTATCACGGGTTTGCCTGATTGCGCAGATATCTTAGAAAGCCCTTATAGCAACCCAATGGTGCTGTATTCTGCGGGCAACATGTATTCCACTGTCAAGGATATGCATCTTTGGGATAAGGGCTTGTATGGCGATTCGATTCTTAATGATGAACAGAAAAAAAGGGCGTTTACGCCTTACCAAAAGGCGGGCAATGAAGCTCAGGATGACAAGGAGTGTCAGGCAGAAAAAACTCACAATAAGGTTCAGCGTGGCAAAAAACCTCGGGGCAAAAAAAATGATCGTGCATTCCAGTGCGAGTATTTTGGCTATGGCTGGTTCGTCAATTACGTTCCTAAACATCACAGAAAGAAAATTCACTGCCCAGACAAACCTAGCTCATCTAACATTATGAATAAGAAAAAATATGAGAAGTTTGTAAGCTACTCAGGTAATTACCCTTATTCCTGGGTGACGAGTTTTTCAAGATTGCTGGAACGCAATCAAGCCGTGATGGTATTTAGTAATTATAATAAAGCAGGCTATGAGACAGATTGTATAGCTCAGGAGATCCGTAACGTTATTTTTTATAACAAGGCGTATCGCTCAAAGCATTGTAAAGACGTTTTGATTGGTGCTGAGCAAAAACAACTCTTTGAATGGTACTAA
- a CDS encoding DUF3703 domain-containing protein — protein MKSELKLAFQYEMAAAKKLYQQANYSKSFYHLERAHILGQSFTIPHTQSHWWMLKLGYKRSSIREVLGQIARILASIIFSRVWVPKGNTGGTNVSPVKPMPIPEDLAKYLK, from the coding sequence ATGAAATCAGAACTTAAGCTGGCGTTTCAATACGAAATGGCTGCCGCTAAAAAGCTTTATCAACAAGCCAACTACAGCAAGAGCTTTTATCACCTCGAAAGAGCACACATACTGGGACAATCTTTTACGATCCCTCACACGCAGTCGCACTGGTGGATGCTCAAATTAGGCTACAAAAGAAGTAGCATCAGGGAAGTATTAGGGCAAATTGCCCGGATCTTAGCCTCCATTATCTTCTCCCGAGTTTGGGTGCCAAAAGGTAATACGGGCGGTACCAATGTAAGCCCCGTTAAGCCAATGCCCATACCAGAAGACCTGGCAAAGTACTTGAAATAG
- a CDS encoding helix-turn-helix transcriptional regulator, protein MSKGWVLLVEPTSQLGEQLEAKLQGQPIVSFELSADDKAHGPVDKKSAFKRLTPLFESMSIAQALLNLNQSSVTDERIQGLLKDLDACFIADCIKPAHWRAADVAQTLNLSKSRFLHLFKEQVGIAWRPFLLWRRLLCALQTLIIGRSATEAAYLAGFADSAHLSRTFRSTFGMNIMQAKNLLK, encoded by the coding sequence ATGTCCAAAGGTTGGGTATTATTGGTCGAACCAACTAGCCAGCTGGGAGAGCAGCTGGAAGCAAAATTACAGGGTCAGCCCATTGTTTCTTTTGAGCTTAGTGCTGACGATAAAGCGCACGGCCCCGTTGACAAAAAAAGCGCATTTAAACGCCTTACCCCCCTGTTCGAATCGATGTCTATTGCGCAAGCATTGTTGAATTTGAATCAAAGCTCTGTCACTGATGAGCGTATTCAGGGCTTACTCAAAGATCTGGATGCGTGTTTTATTGCTGATTGTATTAAACCAGCGCACTGGCGTGCAGCCGACGTGGCCCAAACACTCAATCTGTCAAAAAGTCGATTTCTTCACCTGTTTAAAGAGCAGGTTGGCATAGCGTGGCGCCCTTTTTTGTTATGGCGAAGGTTGCTCTGTGCACTACAAACACTCATTATTGGAAGGTCAGCAACGGAAGCGGCATATCTTGCAGGATTCGCAGATAGCGCCCACCTTAGCCGTACTTTTCGCAGCACATTTGGTATGAATATCATGCAAGCAAAAAATTTACTTAAGTGA
- a CDS encoding TIGR03503 family protein, translated as MLLYSALFSAMTMADTPQITLLERDGTINEIPLLDNRFRIDHNVKKITLLFFRAPGTPAVVLVKPDGSKYYATHAIGDEKLEWYDEISYDLVIVTDPMPGPWQVLGQIRQDSRVMVLGDIELQVEPLPPLIFRGEMLKIQGQVTNDGQPVDIGYFRDVVTLYVEFVSTNNDQYANFGAGTQSVAEFKDDGREFDERPLDGIFTGEFRLNFPAGEWQPEFFIETPILKRRVVKDPIIIAEPPFSFDLMLAGPEEFEHQLTVRLASEVVKPETVIFQGKILYPNGEEQMFTLNGEERLYRQLAIKNYDWGRYSVELSAFGENINGREFMARLPDYNFEIERPIEKVPELPESERPTQRVVTPPEPEPGLNTGVIVAIVVVGNVLILLLGWLAVRIFVQKKPIKLKISLPFLGKKKQLDLEELEQDKENSGKQSSKNDKSADILNLSMSDD; from the coding sequence ATGTTATTATATAGCGCGTTATTCAGCGCGATGACGATGGCCGACACACCGCAGATAACATTGCTTGAGCGAGACGGTACAATCAATGAAATCCCGCTGCTGGATAACCGCTTTCGCATTGATCACAATGTAAAGAAAATCACCTTGCTGTTCTTTCGTGCGCCCGGCACGCCGGCTGTGGTGTTGGTTAAACCCGACGGCAGTAAATATTACGCCACACATGCCATTGGAGACGAAAAGCTCGAATGGTATGACGAGATCAGCTATGACCTGGTGATAGTCACAGATCCCATGCCGGGACCCTGGCAGGTGTTAGGTCAGATCCGTCAGGATAGTCGAGTGATGGTGCTAGGTGACATTGAATTGCAAGTCGAACCCTTACCGCCACTGATCTTTCGTGGAGAAATGCTTAAAATCCAGGGGCAAGTCACCAATGATGGTCAGCCTGTCGACATTGGTTATTTCCGCGATGTGGTTACCCTCTATGTGGAGTTTGTCAGTACCAATAACGATCAGTACGCTAACTTTGGCGCGGGCACTCAAAGTGTGGCCGAGTTTAAAGATGATGGCCGTGAATTCGATGAGCGTCCGCTCGATGGCATTTTTACCGGCGAATTTCGATTGAACTTTCCAGCTGGTGAGTGGCAACCTGAGTTTTTTATAGAGACCCCCATTCTTAAACGTCGCGTCGTTAAAGATCCTATCATAATTGCAGAACCGCCATTTTCCTTTGATTTAATGCTGGCCGGGCCTGAAGAGTTTGAACATCAACTGACAGTTCGGCTCGCCTCTGAGGTGGTTAAGCCCGAGACCGTCATTTTTCAGGGCAAGATCTTATACCCCAATGGGGAAGAGCAAATGTTTACTCTCAATGGGGAAGAACGCCTATATCGACAGCTGGCCATCAAGAATTATGATTGGGGTCGATATAGTGTGGAATTGTCTGCCTTTGGCGAAAACATCAATGGCCGTGAATTTATGGCTCGCCTGCCGGATTACAACTTTGAGATAGAACGTCCGATAGAAAAAGTCCCTGAATTGCCTGAGTCTGAGCGGCCAACGCAGCGCGTTGTTACCCCACCTGAGCCTGAGCCCGGACTGAATACTGGCGTAATCGTTGCCATTGTCGTCGTGGGAAATGTGTTGATTTTACTTCTGGGCTGGCTGGCAGTGCGCATTTTTGTACAGAAAAAGCCCATCAAACTCAAAATAAGCCTGCCGTTTTTGGGAAAGAAAAAGCAGTTAGATTTAGAAGAGTTAGAGCAAGATAAAGAAAACTCGGGCAAACAGAGTTCAAAAAATGATAAATCAGCTGATATTTTGAACCTTTCGATGTCGGATGACTAA
- the dnaQ gene encoding DNA polymerase III subunit epsilon yields the protein MHKRQIVLDTETTGIDPKEGHRIIEIGCVELVNRRLTGNNFHVYINPQRGIEEEAIDVHGITNEFLRDKPFFHQVAQEFYDYIQGAELVIHNAPFDVGFMDHEFAMLNQGFAKTHEVCEVLDTLVMARDLHPGQKNSLDALCRRYDIDNSKRTLHGALLDSEILSDVYLAMTGGQKKLNLAQHNEQTQQGSGGGIRRLSTDRAPLTVVLATAEELDAHEARMELVNKACGQSLWQQ from the coding sequence ATGCATAAAAGACAAATAGTACTGGATACAGAAACCACGGGCATTGACCCCAAAGAAGGTCACAGGATCATTGAGATCGGCTGTGTGGAGTTAGTGAATCGTCGTCTGACCGGCAATAATTTCCACGTTTATATCAACCCACAACGTGGTATTGAAGAAGAAGCCATAGATGTTCACGGTATCACCAATGAGTTCTTGCGAGACAAACCATTTTTCCACCAGGTTGCTCAGGAGTTTTACGACTATATTCAGGGCGCTGAGCTGGTGATCCACAATGCCCCGTTCGACGTCGGCTTTATGGACCATGAGTTTGCGATGCTCAATCAGGGCTTTGCAAAAACCCACGAAGTGTGCGAAGTACTCGATACTCTGGTGATGGCGCGGGATTTGCATCCAGGTCAGAAGAATAGCCTTGATGCTTTGTGTCGTCGTTATGATATAGATAACTCAAAACGAACACTGCACGGCGCATTGCTGGATTCCGAGATTTTGTCGGATGTCTATCTGGCTATGACTGGAGGACAGAAGAAACTGAATCTGGCTCAGCACAACGAACAGACACAGCAAGGTAGCGGGGGCGGAATTCGTCGCTTGAGTACCGACAGGGCCCCATTAACAGTGGTGCTGGCGACAGCAGAGGAACTAGACGCCCATGAAGCGCGTATGGAACTGGTCAATAAAGCCTGTGGCCAGAGTTTGTGGCAGCAATAG
- the rnhA gene encoding ribonuclease HI, giving the protein MQKSVEIYTDGSCLGNPGPGGYGVYLSYQGHEKTLNAGYRLTTNNRMEMLAAIVALETLKRPCQIILYTDSQYVKQGIESWLANWKKRNWKTAAKKPVKNVDLWQRLDAAVQRHTIEWRWVKGHAGNKYNELVDDLARDAAGGSDLLEDTGYQSE; this is encoded by the coding sequence GTGCAAAAATCCGTAGAGATCTATACCGACGGTTCCTGCTTGGGTAATCCCGGGCCTGGTGGCTATGGCGTGTACCTCAGTTACCAGGGCCATGAAAAAACCCTTAACGCTGGGTACCGGCTCACCACAAATAACCGTATGGAGATGCTGGCAGCCATTGTTGCACTTGAAACGCTAAAGCGTCCCTGCCAGATAATTTTGTATACAGATAGCCAGTATGTGAAACAAGGCATTGAATCCTGGCTGGCAAACTGGAAAAAACGCAATTGGAAAACAGCCGCAAAGAAACCCGTTAAAAATGTCGACTTATGGCAACGACTGGATGCCGCCGTGCAGCGCCATACCATTGAGTGGCGCTGGGTAAAGGGCCATGCCGGCAATAAATATAACGAACTGGTAGATGATCTGGCCCGCGACGCCGCCGGCGGGAGTGACCTTTTGGAAGATACCGGCTACCAGAGCGAGTAG
- a CDS encoding methyltransferase domain-containing protein produces the protein MKPALSFQQGPKPYQWQDFPHGDYVRAGIERRMAHWLPRMFGYHMLKLGCLSGQLDTSQSPISHQICVAPEGEHVGVFAEIDELPFYEHSVDSCILSQCLEYHSDPHHILREAHRTLIPGGYIVISGFNPFSLCGLAHLLPFSKEKLPWSGRFFTPSRVKDWLDLLGFEILADERFVHASLARGSRLSRFAPWRRFCRHYMKPMGSVYLLVARKRVAPLTPIKPKWHARPKWTPAVKGARLKHSRNQEQG, from the coding sequence ATGAAACCAGCTCTAAGTTTTCAGCAGGGGCCTAAACCCTACCAGTGGCAGGATTTTCCGCATGGGGATTATGTACGTGCGGGGATCGAGCGGCGGATGGCGCACTGGTTACCTCGCATGTTTGGCTATCATATGCTCAAGCTAGGTTGCCTGAGTGGTCAGCTGGATACATCACAAAGTCCGATCAGTCATCAAATCTGTGTTGCGCCTGAAGGAGAGCACGTGGGAGTTTTTGCTGAGATTGATGAGCTGCCTTTTTATGAACACAGTGTCGATTCGTGTATTCTGAGTCAGTGTCTGGAATATCATTCCGATCCGCATCATATTTTGCGAGAGGCGCATCGAACGCTGATCCCGGGCGGATATATCGTGATCAGTGGCTTTAATCCATTTAGCTTGTGTGGCTTGGCGCACTTGTTGCCCTTTAGCAAAGAAAAACTGCCCTGGTCCGGGCGCTTTTTTACCCCGTCCCGGGTTAAAGACTGGCTGGATCTGCTGGGGTTTGAAATCCTTGCTGATGAGCGCTTTGTCCATGCCTCGTTGGCAAGGGGCTCACGTTTATCGCGTTTTGCGCCCTGGCGCCGCTTTTGCCGACATTATATGAAGCCGATGGGCAGTGTCTATTTGCTGGTGGCCCGCAAGCGGGTTGCTCCCTTAACGCCGATTAAACCTAAATGGCATGCCCGGCCCAAATGGACGCCAGCAGTGAAAGGTGCGCGGCTGAAACACAGCCGCAATCAGGAACAAGGGTAG
- the gloB gene encoding hydroxyacylglutathione hydrolase, giving the protein MAQVAVQIHPIKAFNDNYIWAICPSDSNLMWVVDPGQSEPVIEFATTQQKQLAGILVTHHHWDHTDGIAPLRAHYGELPVYGPQNTPFKGITHPLNDGDRVAIAGLDFTIVHTPGHTLDHICYLTPELAFTGDTLFSAGCGRLFEGSAQQMWHSLQTLAQLPPQCKIYCTHEYTQANLAFAAAVEPENEDITQWQQWGEQQRAQAQPTLPTTIARELSINPFIRANLPHMLNTLPTDMLTECSEAWQRFAALRKWKDNF; this is encoded by the coding sequence ATGGCGCAAGTAGCGGTGCAGATCCACCCCATCAAGGCCTTTAACGATAATTATATCTGGGCAATATGTCCGTCTGATAGCAATCTCATGTGGGTTGTTGACCCAGGGCAAAGCGAACCCGTCATTGAGTTTGCAACGACACAACAAAAACAGCTGGCAGGTATATTAGTGACACACCATCACTGGGATCACACAGATGGGATTGCTCCGTTGCGCGCGCACTATGGCGAGCTGCCGGTATATGGTCCACAAAATACACCTTTTAAAGGCATCACACATCCTTTGAATGACGGTGATAGGGTTGCCATCGCCGGGCTGGACTTTACTATCGTTCACACCCCCGGACACACTCTGGACCATATCTGCTACCTGACACCAGAGCTGGCGTTTACTGGCGATACTCTGTTCAGCGCAGGCTGCGGACGATTATTTGAGGGCAGCGCGCAGCAAATGTGGCACTCTTTGCAAACCCTGGCACAACTTCCACCACAGTGTAAGATTTACTGCACTCATGAATACACTCAGGCCAATCTGGCGTTTGCCGCAGCAGTCGAACCAGAGAATGAAGACATTACTCAGTGGCAACAATGGGGTGAGCAACAGCGCGCACAAGCGCAACCAACATTGCCTACTACAATCGCGCGTGAGTTAAGCATCAACCCCTTTATTCGGGCCAATCTGCCTCACATGCTAAATACTTTGCCCACTGACATGCTGACAGAGTGCAGTGAAGCCTGGCAAAGGTTTGCCGCGCTCAGAAAGTGGAAGGATAATTTTTAG
- a CDS encoding LysM peptidoglycan-binding domain-containing protein produces MKKPLLLLVVSALLSGCQTTFDSPTIEQAEQLDHASPAEISDTLMSAIQEPVEADEPPPVFDDVWERIRYQLSIDVPQNRPVVAERNYYQRHQAYLDRISKRAEPYLYYIVEEVEKREMPIEIALLPIVESAFDPFGYSHRSASGIWQFMPQTGERFDLKQNWWYDGRRDIVQSTRAALDYLTYLHKTLEGDWLNAIAAYNSGEGRLLKAIRKNRKKHLPTDFWSLDLPRETTAYVPKLLALSDLLKRQDEFNVKWNKIINAQVVDTVEVGSQIDLALAAEMADMSLTELYRLNPGFNRWATDPNGPHTLLLPADKIEAFQTRLANTPIKDRLRWQYYTVARGDSLSVIAKKFSTSTSAIRSLNKLDSHMIRVGQKLLVPLSDGELQSEHLPDAVRSAANKATRNKKTHTVTSGDTLWDISREYDVTVAQLAKWNKLKANAVLKLGQKLTIYQAQTATQPVANTTERTITYKVRKGDSLARIAAKFNLTVSEIVKWNKLAGQKYLYPGQKLKLTVDVKSS; encoded by the coding sequence ATGAAAAAGCCTCTCTTGCTGCTGGTAGTATCAGCACTGCTGAGCGGTTGTCAAACTACGTTCGACAGCCCGACAATTGAACAAGCCGAACAACTGGATCATGCCAGTCCGGCCGAGATCAGCGACACTCTGATGAGTGCCATTCAGGAACCCGTGGAAGCCGATGAGCCACCACCGGTGTTCGACGACGTCTGGGAGCGGATCCGCTATCAGTTGTCTATTGATGTGCCACAAAATCGCCCCGTGGTCGCAGAGCGTAATTATTATCAGCGTCACCAGGCTTATCTGGATCGTATTTCAAAACGTGCCGAACCTTACCTTTACTATATTGTTGAGGAAGTGGAAAAACGCGAAATGCCGATTGAAATCGCGCTGCTGCCAATCGTAGAAAGTGCCTTCGACCCGTTTGGGTATTCTCATCGCAGTGCATCCGGAATTTGGCAGTTTATGCCACAAACCGGCGAACGGTTCGACCTTAAACAAAACTGGTGGTATGACGGTCGTCGTGACATTGTTCAATCTACCCGTGCTGCACTGGACTATCTGACCTACTTGCACAAAACTCTGGAAGGCGACTGGCTCAATGCCATTGCCGCCTACAACTCTGGAGAGGGCCGCTTACTAAAAGCCATTCGCAAGAATCGCAAGAAGCACCTGCCGACCGATTTCTGGTCTTTGGACTTACCACGTGAAACCACAGCCTATGTACCTAAGTTACTTGCTCTTTCTGACTTGTTAAAACGCCAGGACGAGTTCAATGTTAAATGGAACAAGATCATTAACGCACAGGTTGTTGATACCGTCGAAGTGGGTTCGCAAATTGATTTGGCGCTCGCTGCCGAAATGGCCGATATGTCACTCACTGAACTGTATCGTTTGAACCCGGGGTTTAACCGCTGGGCAACCGATCCGAACGGGCCACATACCTTGTTGCTGCCGGCAGATAAAATCGAAGCTTTCCAGACTCGTCTGGCCAATACCCCAATCAAAGATCGCTTGCGCTGGCAATATTATACGGTCGCCCGAGGTGATAGCCTGTCAGTCATAGCCAAGAAGTTTTCTACCAGTACCAGTGCCATTCGTTCCCTGAACAAGCTGGATTCACATATGATCCGGGTTGGTCAGAAACTGCTGGTTCCGCTGAGCGACGGCGAGTTACAAAGTGAGCATTTACCAGATGCTGTACGCAGCGCTGCAAATAAGGCAACGCGTAATAAGAAAACCCACACGGTCACCAGTGGCGATACCTTATGGGATATCAGCCGCGAGTATGACGTTACTGTGGCGCAGCTTGCTAAGTGGAATAAACTAAAGGCCAATGCAGTCCTCAAGCTTGGGCAAAAGCTTACCATTTATCAGGCACAAACAGCCACTCAGCCTGTCGCGAACACCACTGAGCGAACCATTACCTATAAGGTTCGTAAAGGAGATTCTCTGGCACGGATCGCGGCTAAGTTTAACCTGACTGTCAGCGAAATCGTGAAGTGGAATAAGCTTGCGGGTCAGAAATACCTCTACCCAGGTCAAAAGCTGAAACTGACCGTTGATGTTAAAAGCTCATAG
- a CDS encoding flavodoxin domain-containing protein, protein MASITLIVGSVFGNAENLAVEVKNDIEQQGHTAMIAETPTLEQVQSAENLLFISSTTGQGDIPDNLLPLILQMQSQFPMLTGKTVGVIALGDSSYGDTFCGAGRQIDALIQELNATVAEPRLDVDACEHFEPYEAVAPWLQKWLQHF, encoded by the coding sequence ATGGCATCCATTACACTTATTGTCGGTTCAGTATTTGGCAATGCAGAAAACCTGGCGGTCGAGGTTAAAAACGACATAGAACAGCAAGGTCATACTGCCATGATCGCTGAAACGCCTACCCTGGAGCAAGTTCAGTCTGCTGAAAACCTATTGTTTATCTCTTCGACAACTGGGCAAGGTGATATCCCGGATAATCTGCTCCCTTTAATACTGCAAATGCAAAGTCAGTTTCCTATGCTAACGGGCAAAACAGTCGGGGTTATTGCCTTGGGTGACAGTAGTTACGGGGACACCTTTTGTGGTGCCGGACGTCAGATCGATGCCTTAATTCAGGAGCTGAATGCGACTGTGGCTGAGCCGCGTCTGGATGTCGATGCGTGCGAGCATTTTGAGCCTTATGAAGCTGTTGCACCTTGGCTACAGAAGTGGCTACAACATTTTTGA
- the truC gene encoding tRNA pseudouridine(65) synthase TruC has protein sequence MLEIIYQDEHYVAINKPSGLLVHRSFLDKRETQFAMQMLRDQLGQHVFPVHRLDRPTSGVLLFALSSEAARDMNQVFIDGTVQKRYLALVRGFAPEDVYVDKPLKEQLDKIADKFADQDKAPQEAQTQFNCLHQATLDIPLGKYPSIRYSLVECFPKTGRKHQIRRHLNHLNHPIIGDVNHGDNKQNHFFQDHFGIRRLMLFATELKFLHPYSQQPIIIRASLGEEMLSLCKQLGWPSTEKDYL, from the coding sequence ATGCTAGAAATCATTTATCAGGATGAGCACTATGTGGCTATCAACAAGCCTTCGGGATTGCTGGTTCACCGCTCGTTTCTCGACAAACGTGAAACCCAATTTGCTATGCAGATGCTGCGCGATCAGCTAGGGCAGCATGTGTTTCCGGTTCATCGACTCGACCGGCCAACCTCAGGCGTTCTGTTGTTTGCGCTGAGCTCTGAAGCGGCACGGGATATGAATCAGGTCTTTATTGATGGCACTGTGCAAAAGCGCTATCTCGCTCTGGTGCGCGGCTTTGCTCCTGAAGATGTGTATGTTGATAAACCGCTGAAAGAGCAGTTAGATAAGATTGCTGACAAGTTTGCCGATCAGGATAAAGCGCCCCAGGAAGCACAGACCCAGTTCAACTGCTTACATCAGGCAACGCTGGATATTCCGCTGGGTAAATACCCCAGTATTCGCTACTCTTTGGTTGAGTGTTTTCCTAAAACGGGCCGCAAACATCAGATCCGTCGCCATCTCAATCATCTCAATCACCCCATTATTGGCGATGTAAATCACGGGGATAACAAGCAGAACCACTTTTTTCAGGATCATTTTGGTATCCGCCGCCTGATGTTATTTGCAACTGAACTGAAGTTTTTGCATCCTTATAGTCAACAACCCATCATTATTCGCGCCAGCCTGGGAGAGGAAATGTTGAGCTTATGCAAGCAACTGGGCTGGCCAAGTACAGAAAAGGACTACCTATAA
- a CDS encoding YqcC family protein, with protein MDHPVWRLLDELEHTLRQAELWQATPVPVEALRSTQPFCCDTLRFEQWLQFVFVVKMRALLQSGSALPANMAIAPMAEISLAQHPQLAVLLNVLQRLDLAVSE; from the coding sequence ATGGATCACCCTGTATGGCGCCTGCTGGACGAACTGGAGCATACACTGCGTCAGGCTGAACTTTGGCAGGCAACGCCGGTTCCGGTTGAGGCGTTACGCTCTACTCAACCATTTTGCTGCGATACGCTGCGTTTCGAACAATGGTTGCAGTTTGTCTTTGTCGTCAAGATGCGTGCGCTATTGCAAAGTGGATCAGCACTACCTGCCAATATGGCCATTGCGCCTATGGCAGAAATCAGCCTCGCACAGCACCCTCAATTGGCGGTGTTATTGAATGTATTGCAACGACTAGATTTGGCCGTTTCGGAGTAG